The Candidatus Dechloromonas phosphoritropha genome includes a region encoding these proteins:
- the gcvP gene encoding aminomethyl-transferring glycine dehydrogenase — protein sequence MPLNLPLSALEQHDEFIGRHIGPCASEIAAMLAAIGVASLEQLIDQTVPAAIRLPADLPLPAPRREHEALADLKAIADKNVVNKSCIGMGYYDTLMPKVILRNVMENPGWYTAYTPYQAEIAQGRLEALMNFQQMVVDLTGLEIANASLLDEATAAAEAMAMARRVSKSKSNRFLVDACCFPQTIDVVRTRAAYFGFELVIAAPQEYFLRGAVNPENEAKTIADDFFGALLQYPGDNGEVRDLTATIAALKARGTTVAVATDLMALVLLKSPGEMGADIALGSSQRFGIPMGFGGPHAAFFATREVFVRSMPGRIIGVSKDARGNTAYRMALQTREQHIRREKANSNICTSQVLLANMAGMYAVYHGAKGLRLIAGRIHRLTAILAEGLKRAGITLLTRQFYDTVHFDLGARAETVYGDALAAGYNLRRVAAGVLGISFDETTTRDDVAVLFKLITQVTLDVEAIDTQIAATHPGIPAGLLRGDAILRHPVFNTHHTEHEMLRYLKSLRNKDLALDHSMIALGSCTMKLNATSEMIPVTWPEFGGMHPFAPRDQVVGYHEMIGGLTEWLKTVTGFDAICMQPNSGAQGEYAGLVAIARYHATRDEDHRNVCLIPKSAHGTNPASAQMCNMRVVIVDCDEHGNIDAVDLENKARLHAAELACLMITYPSTHGVFEEAVSDICAIVHRYGGQVYMDGANLNAQVGLTSPGFIGADVSHMNLHKTFAIPHGGGGPGMGPIGLKAHLAPFMPNHIVAPVDGPHDGQGAVAAAPFGSASILTISWMYLAMLGGEGVKKATQVAILNANYVATRLRAHYPVLYVGKNGRVAHECILDIRPIKAATGIAEIDIAKRLMDYGFHAPTVSFPVAGTIMVEPTESESKAELDRFIEAMTAIREEIRQIENGVWLADNNPLKNAPHSQADIVDADWSHPYSREQAVFPLPWVRSNKFWPSVNRIDDVHGDRHLNCACPPLENYAD from the coding sequence ATGCCGTTGAATCTTCCCCTTTCAGCTCTGGAACAGCACGACGAGTTCATCGGCCGCCACATCGGCCCCTGTGCCAGCGAAATTGCTGCCATGCTGGCCGCCATCGGCGTCGCCAGCCTGGAACAGTTGATCGACCAGACTGTTCCCGCCGCCATCCGCTTGCCGGCCGACCTGCCGCTACCCGCACCGCGCCGGGAACACGAGGCGCTGGCCGACCTCAAGGCCATCGCTGACAAAAATGTCGTCAACAAATCCTGCATCGGCATGGGCTACTACGACACGCTGATGCCCAAGGTTATCCTGCGCAACGTCATGGAAAACCCCGGCTGGTACACCGCCTACACACCCTATCAGGCCGAAATCGCCCAAGGTCGTCTGGAAGCGTTGATGAATTTCCAGCAGATGGTTGTCGACCTGACCGGGCTGGAAATCGCCAACGCCTCGCTGCTTGACGAAGCGACCGCCGCCGCCGAAGCGATGGCCATGGCGCGCCGAGTCTCCAAATCGAAGTCCAACCGTTTTCTGGTCGATGCCTGCTGCTTCCCGCAGACCATCGACGTCGTCAGGACGCGCGCCGCCTATTTCGGCTTCGAATTGGTGATTGCTGCACCCCAGGAGTACTTCCTTCGGGGTGCGGTCAACCCGGAAAATGAGGCAAAAACCATTGCCGACGACTTCTTCGGTGCCCTCCTCCAATACCCGGGCGACAACGGCGAAGTCCGCGACCTGACCGCGACAATCGCCGCCCTCAAGGCCAGGGGCACGACGGTTGCCGTCGCCACCGATCTGATGGCGCTGGTCCTGCTCAAGTCGCCGGGGGAAATGGGCGCCGACATTGCGCTCGGTTCCAGCCAGCGCTTCGGCATCCCGATGGGCTTCGGCGGCCCGCACGCCGCGTTCTTCGCCACCCGTGAAGTCTTTGTCCGCTCGATGCCGGGCCGCATCATCGGCGTCTCGAAAGATGCGCGCGGCAACACCGCCTACCGCATGGCGCTGCAGACGCGCGAACAGCACATCCGCCGCGAAAAAGCCAACTCCAACATCTGCACCTCGCAGGTGCTGTTGGCCAATATGGCCGGCATGTACGCCGTCTATCACGGCGCCAAGGGGCTGCGCCTGATCGCCGGGCGCATCCACCGCCTGACCGCGATCCTCGCCGAAGGCCTGAAGCGCGCCGGCATCACGCTGCTGACCAGACAGTTCTACGACACCGTGCATTTCGACCTCGGCGCCCGCGCCGAAACGGTTTATGGCGACGCCCTGGCCGCCGGCTACAACCTGCGCCGCGTCGCGGCCGGCGTGCTCGGAATTTCCTTCGACGAGACGACCACCCGCGACGATGTCGCCGTCCTCTTCAAGCTGATCACCCAGGTCACACTCGACGTCGAAGCCATCGACACCCAGATTGCCGCCACCCACCCCGGCATCCCGGCCGGGCTGTTGCGCGGTGATGCCATCCTGCGGCACCCGGTATTCAACACGCACCATACCGAACACGAGATGCTGCGTTACCTGAAGTCGCTGCGCAACAAGGATCTGGCGCTCGACCACTCGATGATCGCGCTCGGCTCGTGCACCATGAAGCTCAACGCAACCAGCGAGATGATCCCGGTCACCTGGCCGGAATTCGGCGGCATGCACCCGTTTGCGCCGCGCGATCAGGTGGTTGGCTACCACGAGATGATCGGCGGCCTGACCGAATGGCTGAAGACCGTCACCGGCTTCGACGCCATCTGCATGCAGCCGAACTCGGGGGCGCAGGGCGAATACGCCGGCCTCGTCGCGATCGCCCGCTACCACGCGACTCGTGACGAAGACCACCGCAACGTCTGCCTGATCCCGAAGTCGGCGCATGGCACCAATCCGGCCAGCGCCCAGATGTGCAATATGCGGGTCGTCATCGTCGATTGCGACGAGCACGGCAACATCGATGCGGTCGACCTCGAAAACAAGGCCAGATTGCACGCGGCCGAACTGGCCTGCCTGATGATCACCTACCCATCGACCCACGGCGTGTTCGAGGAAGCCGTGAGCGACATCTGCGCCATCGTGCACCGGTACGGCGGCCAGGTGTACATGGACGGCGCCAACCTCAACGCCCAGGTCGGCCTGACCTCGCCGGGCTTCATCGGGGCCGACGTCAGCCACATGAACCTGCACAAGACCTTCGCCATCCCGCACGGCGGCGGCGGACCGGGCATGGGACCGATCGGCCTCAAGGCCCATCTGGCGCCGTTCATGCCCAACCACATCGTTGCACCCGTCGACGGCCCGCACGACGGGCAGGGCGCGGTTGCCGCCGCCCCCTTTGGTTCGGCCTCGATCCTGACCATTTCCTGGATGTACCTCGCCATGCTCGGCGGCGAAGGCGTCAAGAAGGCGACGCAGGTCGCCATCCTCAACGCCAACTACGTCGCCACCCGGTTGCGGGCGCACTACCCGGTCCTCTACGTCGGCAAGAACGGCCGCGTCGCCCACGAGTGCATTCTCGACATCCGCCCGATCAAGGCGGCGACCGGAATCGCCGAAATCGACATCGCCAAGCGCCTGATGGACTACGGTTTCCATGCGCCAACGGTATCCTTTCCGGTCGCCGGGACGATCATGGTCGAGCCGACGGAATCCGAATCGAAGGCCGAACTGGACCGCTTCATCGAAGCCATGACCGCCATCCGCGAGGAAATCCGCCAGATCGAGAACGGTGTCTGGTTGGCCGACAACAACCCCCTGAAGAATGCCCCGCATTCGCAGGCGGATATCGTCGATGCCGACTGGAGTCACCCGTACAGCCGGGAACAAGCCGTTTTCCCGCTGCCCTGGGTGAGGAGCAACAAGTTCTGGCCGAGCGTCAATCGCATCGACGATGTCCATGGCGACCGCCACCTCAACTGCGCCTGCCCGCCTCTCGAGAACTACGCCGACTGA
- a CDS encoding DUF4276 family protein encodes MTRLLILVEGQSEEIFVNRTLAPHLAAYGVFVAKPILIWTKRLAGGSGYRGGVSHYQQIRSSLNPLLRDNAAWVTTLIDFYALPADFPGPASSSGHEAPRTRVASTTQAFAEDVAHTRFLPFLALHEFEAWLFSSPQTVAGHFNSGGLANRMQAMVAAAREAELIDGNPVTHPKARIRGLVPTYKEVADGATILGKIGIEPIRATCPHFAQWLGQLEALGTSMSWNRKRKRHEYRSPEGLHGTWPNFAHSFELNCQSTIFNRQRF; translated from the coding sequence GTGACACGCTTGTTGATACTGGTGGAAGGCCAGTCGGAGGAGATATTCGTCAACCGTACCTTGGCGCCGCATCTGGCGGCATATGGGGTATTCGTGGCAAAGCCAATCCTGATCTGGACAAAACGTCTGGCTGGGGGCAGTGGCTATCGCGGTGGTGTTAGCCATTACCAACAGATTCGCAGCAGCCTCAATCCACTCCTTCGAGACAACGCCGCCTGGGTGACTACCCTGATTGACTTCTACGCCCTACCTGCCGACTTTCCGGGGCCCGCTTCTTCTTCGGGCCATGAGGCCCCTAGAACCAGGGTGGCCTCCACTACTCAGGCATTCGCCGAGGATGTTGCGCATACGCGCTTTCTCCCGTTTCTCGCGCTGCATGAGTTCGAGGCTTGGTTATTTTCCTCACCGCAGACAGTGGCTGGTCATTTCAATAGTGGAGGTCTCGCAAATCGCATGCAGGCGATGGTTGCCGCAGCGCGTGAGGCCGAATTGATTGACGGTAATCCAGTGACTCATCCTAAGGCGCGCATACGCGGTTTGGTGCCGACATACAAGGAAGTCGCCGATGGCGCGACGATCTTGGGAAAGATAGGCATAGAGCCAATCCGAGCCACGTGCCCGCACTTCGCTCAGTGGCTAGGTCAGTTGGAAGCCTTGGGCACTTCAATGAGTTGGAACAGAAAACGAAAACGCCATGAGTATAGGAGCCCCGAAGGTTTACACGGCACGTGGCCGAATTTTGCTCACAGCTTTGAATTGAATTGCCAATCAACTATCTTTAATCGACAACGCTTTTAA
- the cls gene encoding cardiolipin synthase → MVDQADDIGTMLLNLLPVLDVILVVAVSLRIFSRRSAHGTAVAWLLLVILLPGIGALMYLLIGERRLGRVWMQRALALRPQVLSWAESIPGTSIASPTRLSSGGESISRLAQTAVGLPLMSGHRLQLLADSESIMRAMICDIDAALSSVHMEFYIWSAGGFVDDLIAALVRAAQRGVACSALMDSLGSRPFFKSADYHRLCDAGVNVVEMLPVNPLRALFVRFDLRDHRKIAVIDRRIAYVGSMNIADPRFFKQDAGVGEWVDAMARIEGPAAWVLEAISLSLTSLQTGGDFAPLPPPDLPPAGSGHVQIFPSGPQTSRVRIDALLLMAIYAARREIVLTTPYFVPGEALLTALRSAALRGIRVVLIVPEKIDSRLVRFASEAYHEDLLEVGVTILKFRDGLLHTKSMVVDDEFTVFGTVNLDFRSFELNFEVSLIAYDHEFSATTRALQRDYEARSQSLELAAWRARSRGRRLLENAVQMMSPLL, encoded by the coding sequence ATGGTCGATCAGGCAGATGATATTGGCACGATGTTGCTGAACCTCCTCCCCGTTCTCGACGTCATCCTGGTCGTGGCGGTTTCGCTGCGCATTTTTTCGCGGCGCTCGGCGCACGGGACGGCGGTTGCCTGGCTGCTGCTGGTCATCCTGCTTCCTGGTATCGGCGCCTTGATGTATCTGCTGATCGGCGAGCGGCGTCTCGGCCGCGTCTGGATGCAGCGGGCACTCGCCCTGCGCCCACAGGTGCTGAGCTGGGCGGAAAGCATTCCCGGCACCAGCATCGCCTCGCCGACACGCCTGTCCAGCGGCGGCGAAAGCATCAGCCGTCTGGCGCAAACCGCGGTCGGGCTGCCGCTGATGAGCGGCCATCGCCTGCAGCTGCTCGCCGACAGCGAATCGATCATGCGCGCCATGATTTGTGACATCGATGCCGCGCTTTCCTCGGTCCATATGGAGTTCTACATCTGGAGCGCCGGCGGCTTCGTCGATGACCTGATCGCTGCCCTCGTGCGCGCCGCACAGCGCGGCGTCGCCTGTTCCGCGCTCATGGATTCGCTCGGCAGCCGCCCGTTCTTCAAGAGCGCTGACTATCATCGTCTGTGCGACGCCGGCGTCAACGTCGTCGAAATGCTGCCGGTCAACCCGCTGCGCGCGCTGTTCGTCCGTTTCGACCTGCGTGATCATCGCAAGATCGCGGTCATCGACCGCCGGATTGCCTACGTGGGCAGCATGAACATCGCCGATCCGCGATTTTTCAAGCAGGATGCAGGTGTTGGCGAGTGGGTGGATGCCATGGCGCGGATCGAAGGACCGGCCGCCTGGGTGCTCGAAGCCATCTCGCTCTCGCTGACATCGCTGCAGACCGGCGGCGATTTCGCGCCGTTGCCACCCCCCGATCTGCCGCCCGCCGGTAGCGGTCACGTCCAGATCTTCCCCTCGGGACCGCAGACCTCGCGGGTGCGCATCGATGCGCTGCTGCTGATGGCCATCTACGCCGCCCGCCGTGAGATTGTCCTGACCACGCCCTATTTCGTTCCCGGCGAAGCGCTGCTGACAGCATTGCGCTCGGCCGCCCTGCGCGGCATCCGCGTCGTGCTGATCGTTCCCGAAAAGATCGACTCGCGCCTGGTGCGGTTTGCCAGCGAAGCCTACCACGAGGACCTTCTCGAAGTCGGGGTCACGATCCTCAAGTTCCGCGACGGACTGTTGCACACCAAGAGTATGGTCGTCGATGATGAATTCACGGTTTTCGGTACGGTCAACCTCGATTTTCGCAGCTTCGAGCTGAATTTCGAAGTTTCGCTGATTGCCTACGATCACGAATTCTCGGCCACGACGCGCGCCCTCCAGCGCGACTACGAGGCCCGCTCGCAGAGCCTGGAACTCGCGGCGTGGCGCGCCCGCTCACGCGGGCGGCGTCTGCTCGAAAACGCGGTGCAGATGATGAGTCCGCTGCTCTAG
- a CDS encoding J domain-containing protein yields the protein MNHDPHSVLGLAPDAGPGDLKRAYRRLAMHWHPDRNGDPAAPERFRQIRAAYEELAAVDGKEGATTAKRDDRPAAASRKAADIRLNLDISLEQAALGCRRTVEVTRGKPCATCDGSGEAGVTRTRFCAACHGSGRVRDAKRVLVTCDECAGRGFFSTRICPDCAGSGRELGRVSLKINVPAGMLPGDDLRLAGQGEPATAELAAGDLYLTVLVRSHSLFQLRGRDLHFAMPVSALALMAGDEIRLPSLSNLVSLTLDPGPPEAREVRIPGKGYPGRGKHQAGDLVVRLDPVFPATLTARQRRLLLKANAALMDGGADSLPEIVAWNREHRGGPPEA from the coding sequence ATGAATCACGATCCTCATTCAGTTCTCGGCCTCGCGCCAGATGCCGGGCCCGGCGACTTGAAGCGCGCTTACCGTCGGCTGGCCATGCACTGGCACCCGGATCGCAACGGTGACCCGGCGGCGCCAGAGCGTTTCCGCCAGATCAGGGCAGCCTACGAGGAGCTTGCCGCGGTCGACGGTAAGGAAGGGGCAACAACCGCTAAAAGGGACGACAGACCGGCGGCGGCCAGCAGGAAGGCGGCGGATATTCGTCTGAACCTCGACATCAGCCTCGAACAGGCGGCTCTCGGGTGTCGCCGGACGGTGGAAGTGACGCGCGGCAAGCCCTGTGCAACTTGCGACGGCAGCGGCGAGGCCGGGGTAACCCGGACGCGGTTTTGCGCGGCGTGTCACGGCAGTGGTCGGGTGCGCGACGCCAAGCGCGTGCTGGTGACCTGTGACGAGTGCGCCGGGCGCGGCTTTTTCAGCACGCGGATCTGCCCGGACTGCGCCGGCAGCGGGCGTGAACTTGGGCGAGTCAGCCTCAAGATCAACGTGCCGGCCGGCATGCTGCCGGGTGACGACCTGCGCCTCGCCGGTCAGGGCGAGCCGGCGACCGCCGAGCTGGCGGCCGGTGACCTCTATCTGACCGTTCTCGTTCGCAGCCACTCACTTTTTCAGTTACGTGGGCGTGATCTTCATTTCGCCATGCCGGTAAGCGCGCTGGCCCTCATGGCCGGCGACGAGATCCGCTTGCCCTCATTGAGCAATCTCGTTTCCTTGACCCTCGACCCCGGACCGCCCGAAGCGCGCGAAGTGCGGATACCAGGCAAGGGCTATCCCGGGCGCGGCAAGCATCAAGCCGGCGACCTGGTCGTGCGTCTCGATCCGGTCTTCCCGGCCACGCTCACCGCCCGCCAGCGCCGATTGTTGCTCAAGGCCAATGCGGCATTGATGGATGGCGGCGCGGACTCCCTGCCGGAGATCGTCGCCTGGAACCGTGAGCATCGCGGCGGCCCGCCTGAAGCCTAG
- a CDS encoding DUF2946 family protein: MPVDFSTIAKWPDVPACYDWLSLDRRGDWRLQGERVTHGGMIAFINRQYGRDDSGCWFVQNGPQRVFVNLAYTPWVFRREDAGFVSQTGAASGMPKSLHIDEDGNVLLETALGIGLLDDRDLAEFLARCHDADASPANESAFLALMNSKSGRISWQGLALEPIAAVDVPERFNFLQHPQPPEITSLRTVPR, from the coding sequence ATGCCCGTCGATTTCTCCACCATCGCCAAATGGCCTGACGTCCCCGCCTGTTACGACTGGCTGTCGCTCGACCGCCGCGGAGACTGGCGATTGCAGGGGGAGCGCGTCACCCACGGCGGGATGATCGCCTTCATCAACCGGCAGTACGGTCGTGATGACTCCGGCTGCTGGTTCGTACAGAACGGCCCGCAACGGGTTTTCGTCAACCTGGCCTATACACCGTGGGTATTCCGGCGGGAAGACGCGGGCTTCGTCAGCCAGACCGGGGCCGCAAGTGGCATGCCGAAATCGCTTCATATCGACGAAGACGGCAATGTTCTGCTCGAAACAGCGCTTGGCATCGGCCTCCTCGACGACCGCGATCTGGCGGAGTTTCTGGCGCGGTGCCATGACGCAGACGCCAGCCCAGCCAACGAAAGCGCCTTTCTTGCGCTGATGAACAGCAAGTCCGGGCGGATTTCCTGGCAAGGACTGGCCCTTGAGCCGATCGCCGCGGTCGACGTGCCGGAACGCTTCAATTTCCTGCAACATCCGCAGCCTCCAGAAATCACATCGCTGAGAACGGTCCCCCGTTGA
- the gcvH gene encoding glycine cleavage system protein GcvH: MSNIPADLKYAASHEWMLLNADGSVTVGISDHAQEALGDLVFVELPEIGAHYDAGKEIAVVESVKAAADVYAPIAGTVSEVNQAAADAPESVNQDAYSAWLFKMTPDNVVDLDQMLDATAYQGIADAA, encoded by the coding sequence ATGTCCAACATCCCCGCCGACCTCAAGTACGCCGCCTCCCACGAATGGATGCTGCTCAACGCTGACGGCTCCGTCACCGTGGGTATTAGCGACCATGCCCAGGAAGCCTTGGGCGACCTCGTCTTTGTCGAACTGCCGGAAATCGGCGCCCATTACGATGCCGGGAAGGAAATTGCCGTCGTCGAGTCGGTCAAGGCGGCCGCTGATGTGTACGCGCCTATCGCCGGCACCGTCAGCGAAGTGAATCAGGCCGCTGCCGATGCGCCGGAATCGGTCAATCAGGACGCTTACAGCGCATGGCTGTTCAAGATGACCCCGGACAACGTCGTCGACCTCGACCAGATGCTCGACGCCACCGCCTACCAAGGCATTGCCGACGCCGCCTGA
- a CDS encoding AAA family ATPase translates to MKTLRQVNIEGFKSIAKQTLDLGDLNVVIGPNGSGKSNLIGVFRLLDRVLSRNLQLYVAEQGGADRFLHHGQKHTPAMEVNFDFAQNAYGFRLKPALGDSLVFETESVAYHGRWNYAEVIAQGHSESKLEQAAKEGKNQVPAYVYPQIANWVVYHFHDTSDSAPSKRTCDIADNRFLRPDAANLAAYLYWLRERHATEYGHIVEHVRLMAPFFDDFLLEPSRVNPDKIKLEWRQEGSDAYFDAYSLSDGTLRFICLATLLLQPTHSMPTLILLDEPELGLHPAAIRLLAEMLEAAAQSRQVLLATQSVTLLNQFEPEHVIVAENDGRATTFNRIDELALKEWLESYSLGELWEKNVLGGRP, encoded by the coding sequence ATGAAAACACTCCGACAGGTCAATATCGAAGGCTTCAAGTCCATCGCCAAGCAGACGTTGGACTTGGGCGATCTCAACGTGGTGATCGGCCCCAACGGCTCTGGCAAGTCCAATCTGATTGGCGTGTTCCGCTTGCTGGATCGTGTGCTTTCCAGAAACCTGCAGCTCTATGTGGCGGAACAGGGCGGAGCCGACCGCTTCCTGCATCATGGCCAGAAGCACACGCCGGCCATGGAAGTGAATTTTGATTTTGCCCAGAACGCTTACGGATTCAGGCTCAAGCCCGCGTTGGGAGACAGCCTGGTTTTTGAAACGGAATCTGTGGCTTATCACGGGCGCTGGAATTACGCCGAGGTTATCGCCCAAGGTCATTCCGAAAGCAAGCTTGAGCAGGCTGCCAAGGAGGGCAAAAACCAGGTACCCGCGTATGTCTATCCCCAGATCGCGAACTGGGTCGTATATCACTTTCACGACACGTCGGATTCCGCGCCTAGCAAGCGCACCTGCGACATCGCCGACAACCGTTTCCTGCGTCCGGATGCCGCCAACCTGGCAGCCTATCTCTACTGGCTGCGGGAGCGGCATGCCACTGAATATGGTCACATCGTCGAGCATGTGCGCCTGATGGCGCCTTTTTTCGACGATTTCTTGCTGGAGCCGTCACGGGTCAACCCAGACAAGATCAAGTTGGAATGGCGTCAGGAGGGGTCGGATGCCTATTTCGACGCCTACTCCCTGTCGGATGGCACTCTGCGATTTATCTGCCTGGCCACGCTGCTGCTTCAACCGACGCATTCCATGCCAACACTGATTCTGCTTGATGAACCGGAACTGGGCCTGCATCCCGCAGCAATTAGGCTCTTGGCGGAGATGCTGGAGGCCGCTGCTCAGAGCCGGCAGGTATTGCTGGCCACGCAATCCGTGACCTTGCTCAATCAGTTCGAACCTGAGCACGTCATCGTGGCAGAGAACGACGGACGAGCGACGACCTTCAACCGTATCGACGAGCTGGCGCTAAAGGAATGGTTGGAAAGCTACAGCCTCGGTGAATTGTGGGAGAAGAACGTCCTCGGGGGACGACCGTGA